The Kogia breviceps isolate mKogBre1 chromosome 4, mKogBre1 haplotype 1, whole genome shotgun sequence genome window below encodes:
- the SHLD3 gene encoding shieldin complex subunit 3, with translation MTTEVILHYRPYESETTQLPKIAEKAIQDFPTRPLSRFIPWFPHDGSRLPLKPKRLPPVISKEATEDVRQYFTISEHDIKLQSYDCTVDLLEFQPNLKKMKHLIRSHTLNEQTSSGSLDKQSEKGKQHKKRSWSISLPSRNCTENIFPLSEKLQDSLKALNLHSFYRARWTIEHTVCNNQTLEDIWAKLNRIIRCNELPSCNATIQRHLGQIWVFCDVMYCEYVGSLLKGRLALMGKINLFVHKHGVIFSM, from the coding sequence ATGACTACAGAAGTAATATTACATTATCGACCATATGAGAGTGAAACCACACAACTgccaaaaattgcagagaaagcaATTCAAGACTTTCCTACACGTCCACTATCAAGATTTATTCCTTGGTTTCCGCATGATGGGTCCAGACTTCCACTCAAACCTAAAAGATTACCACCTGTGATTTCTAAAGAGGCAACTGAAGATGTAAGACAGTACTTCACCATTTCAGAACATGATATTAAATTGCAGAGTTATGATTGCACAGTAGATCTACTGGAGTTTCAacctaatttgaaaaaaatgaagcacTTAATCCGATCACACACACTGAATGAACAGACTAGTTCTGGAAGTCTGGATAAacagtcagaaaaaggaaaacagcacaAGAAGAGGTCTTGGAGTATTTCACTTCCCAGCCGTAAttgtactgaaaatatttttcctttgtctgaAAAATTGCAAGATAGTTTAAAGGCACTAAATTTGCACTCATTTTATAGAGCAAGATGGACAATAGAGCACACTGTTTGTAACAACCAAACTCTGGAAGACATTTGGGCAAAACTCAATCGAATTATCAGGTGCAATGAACTTCCATCTTGTAATGCTACAATTCAGAGACATTTAGGCCAGATATGGGTGTTCTGTGATGTTATGTACTGTGAATATGTGGGAAGTCTTCTTAAAGGAAGATTAGCTCTTATGGGGAAGATTAACTTATTTGTGCATAAACATGGTGTTATTTTTAGTATGTAA